A stretch of DNA from Manihot esculenta cultivar AM560-2 chromosome 7, M.esculenta_v8, whole genome shotgun sequence:
AAAGTTGGCATTAACTAAACAGGTAAGGCTACCTACCTTGTATAAAATGATGATTTTTCTCGGTTTCCTTCGTCCTTCCCTCACCCTTTGCTAGCATGCAGCCAGAGTTTGAAGTCTCTAAAGTTGTGCAGAAAGACATTAGTTCAATGGAAATAACAAAGAGTCAAGAATCAGCATTAACTAAACAGGTAACGCAAGCTACATTTGTGCATCTGCCTGTAAATTTGAGTCTATGATTTCCCTTGCTTTTTTCATCGCATTTACTTGCATGTTCACTAATTTTTGTTTCTAATACTACAGTTGCAGTTTGGACAACTGGAACCTGACTTCAGTCAGTCAGGAAACAGAACAACTGCTCCACTGGATTTCACTGGAACGACACCTACATGGTTTGCAGCTAGTGGTCTTCCTGATGTATTACCATCTAACAACATCCAAAAGGAGTGGACTTGTGCTGTATGTCAGGTAACAACCACAAGCGAAGCAGACCTTATTTCCCATCTTCATGGAAGGCGACACGAGTCTGCTTGTGAGAAGCTGAAAGCCTACAACCAAACATCGAAAAGCAAGGTTTCCTCAGCTTCAGCTATGGAAAATGCAAATGCTGCAGAAAGTAGAGGCAACTCACCTGATACTAAGCAAACCCACAAGCCATGGACTTGTGCTACATGTCATGTAACAACCACAAATAAAGCAGATCTTGTTTCCCATTTTCAAGGATTGCGACATAAGGACGCTTTGgagaaactgaaagcgaaatttCAGACATCTGAAGACAAAACTCATTCTGCTTTAGCAGCAATAGCTGGTAGAGATGTTCCTAACATTCCATGGACTTGTGCTGTATGTCAGCTAAAAATCACAAATTTGGCAAGCCTTGTTTCGCATCTCGAAGGAAGGCGACATGAGGATGCTTGCAAGAGCTATCAAGCCAAGATCAATAGTATAAAATCATTGCGGTGTACCATATGTAATATAAGCTGCAGCAGTGAAGGAAACATGAAATCTCACCTTATGGGGAGCAAGCACTTGACCAATACTGGAGCTCAACAGCAGACTTGATTCATGACACTGCTGCATGGAGAAATTTTACAGTACAACTGTGTTGTATGATATAAATTTTCCGGTGCATGTAGACTATATATTTGTGTGTAGGAAGAACTAGCTATGGATTTGTGGGCTCTTATATAAGACTCGATCAACTACCCAGAATTTGACTCTGAATCGTAATCTGTATCCTACTACTTCATTTCTGGTTGTATTTATAAAAGTTCAGGGCAACCTACCTGATCTTTGAACTCGTTCAACATCTAAATTCGTTTTGAATCGGATAgaagtttattatttttaaattatctaaaatctttttaaaatcaatttttattactCAAAAAATATCCgaatccatttaatttttcaaaatttattttaacaattcatataaaatataatttaaaaggttaatttatattttaaaattttaataattaaataaaatattaaattatatttatatcatgTATAGtgtaaaaaagttttaaatattaataaaaaatatatttaatcatttatttatatatatataatttgataaaatatattcAAGTCTGATAAAATCGAATGGGCCAAACCTGTCAGTGCAGAGGATGTGTGGGCTTTCGGATGATAAGCCTTTATCGCAGGCTTGGCCTTTGACCGGGATGGAaaaacccagcggtcatcaacagTAATCGTGTAAGTTTAGTCagagagaaaaatatttctccatttttatttctttccatTTATCTGCTAGTGACACCTAACGGCCTGTCTATTACAGTGCCGCCTGTTTATGTCACGCGGGTCCATACATACGAAAATGTCAGTGCCTCCTTCACTATACCAGGCGATTATTTAATTCCCCCCGACGCACAGGTGGGCAGGACTGCGACTTTTACTTGCTGAATCTATACTCGCGGGTGACCCCTGTATCTGAATCAAGGTTGGAGATGCTGGCCCGATCGTTTAAGGAGGATTTCATGGACTTAGAGCTGGCACTGTCTTCTTGAATCCGGTCTGATCATTTAAGGAAGATTTCATGGACTTAGAGCTGGCACTTCTTCTTGAATCCGGCCTAATGTTGGAGTGGCAAAATCCGACGGTcatcattaattaaatataaataattaaatgcaTATGAGAATATGAGAATCAAATGCATAAAATTGATATTGAATTAACATTAATTTATAGTAATTCTATTtatagtaataaatataattaaaaattttaattacatgaaaataatctaaattttaatatcacaTCTAAATCTTattatacatttaaatattacaTTAGCTTAACAATCATGATTTATTTAGCTTAACAAtcatgattttaaatttatagacTACGCAAATTATTCTAATAAAAGACCTTaagagttttaaattttaaatattgtgaaTTTTACCTCTATCAATTCTCATGCGAATGTGAATATAAATGTGAATATATTTATGAATAAAGAATTTTTTTCGTATATCATTGAATGTGAGCGGAGAAAATATCTTCTTTTAGTATTACTTGTGAGTAGAGAAATATTCTCTTGGCATTACTTTTAAATGATTCTTTTATTCTGGTATCGAAGATTTATTTTTTCCCGAGAATGTGAAGGAGACTTCTCTTTTATTGGCATTGCCGACTTGGATTTGTTACGGTATTGATATGAATTTAGTGTTTTTGGTTTTGGCTTGATTTTTTGTTcatatgacttttttttttcatcgttttttctttttctatcttATATTGAATCTCTCAATCACACAAGTTCCTTCTCTTGATAAAATTGCTATGATACCCATTATTGATTTttggaggaaaagaaaaataagagaatcAAATGCATAAAATTgacattaattttattcatgATACTGTTATTTATAGTAGCAGAATCAGTTTCACTTTGCTGAAACAGGTCGAAATTAACAAAGAAATGGGTAAGGCCAGTGTTCACCGAATGCTGATAACATGATAAATTCAAGGAGGCTGACGTGAGAGTTGATGGGGGTGATAAGAGCTTGGAGCTCGTCTTGGCACGAGGGAAAAGAACGAGAAGAAAGGCCTAAGCCCTCTAAGCCTCTTTTGCAGGCCACTGCTCCAAATTCAAATCCTAAAAAATTATCACTTGCCCAAAGATGACCACTTTCAGCTAAGCCAATCTTTAAATTTCCTTTcataatttgtttttaattcTTTCTTTTTACGGGAAACTGATAGAAATTAGTACGGGAAAACAGAACTTGTCCCCAAGTTTAACGTTTTCCACGCTGATTCTGCCaaacataatttatttaaaaaaattctttattgTTCACTTAATCCCTTAATAAAACTAAGATGTAAAATtcctattattatatttttaaagcctattttttttaattttataattttctggTAATTTAACCCTAATTATCTATCattagtattaatttttaaaattaaatttattttaaattcaattatataatATCTAAATTCATTTGCGGAGTAAAATCAAGTACTTTAATTTGTAATTAGTCAATAAAATTAGGTATAGTGAACGCTTTTTCCCAAACCGAAACGTCCTTTGGGGCCACGAGAGTCAACTATATGCGAGTTTGTGAAAGAGATTTTGACTTTTCAAGGGGAAACCATATGTAAACAAACGGACATTCTAGGATTTCGCTCTCCAAAAAAATCTATTTACATCaaatttataagtatttataatataaaattataataaaatatatttaaaaaaactctTTACTTagcttaaaagaaaattatcctTCATTTTCgtagattttcctaataataattaggtaaataaatgataaactaataataattaggtaaataaatgataaataaataaaagagaggttttattttgatgaattaaatctaaaaagtaaaagaaaataataatttaaataagtgagaataTCAATGGAAAAGAAATTCTAGCTGACGtggtttgttcagaattgatcatttaagactcctattttattttaataaattagttttagttgtggaaaacgcttcttacaatcaaattcctccttataatttaaaataaataattataaataattaaattttattaattttaataaatatattttaaaattttttaataaatatattttaaattaatattttaatttgatttgatatttaatatatattcaatttatttatattttcaaatcacatatttttaaaagttgataacttattttttgagatttttttaataattataaatacaaaGTTTTATATAGTTATATGTTAAAAATTGTTGTCATAACATTATTTCTAGTGAAGTAAGAATCCTGATTTTTCtctatttgaaaaattaaactagtctgaaaaataataattaatttaataaatttaaactgattaaatttattagagaatatataaattataatcataaataaaattaaatttaactattttcaattaatttaacttaatttttaactaatttttcaTAAGGAAAATCGTGATTcttgatttaataaatataatattatcataATACTTATCGtcacttataattattatacttattattgtaaaaaaaatcaaaaaataaattattggcttttaaaaatatttcattcaaaattataaataaatggaatcaacattagaaattaaataaaaaaaattcatttatgatgtatttattaaaataaaaaatttagaatataattattaaaattgataatatttgaaaatttttttgcaattatttattttaagttatcaaaattttaatttttaatactgaAATGGTTAcgtgatatttttattaaatttaatggttaaatttaataataaatgtaaataaatttaagttattaattgataatatagtaattaattttaaaatatatatgttaaaatGCAAATATTATCCCTAAATTTATTATCTTGTGTTTGTATATATGAATTTACATATAtctcttatttaaaatcaataatttcataataatttaatttaattaattaattaactttttattaattttattatttaaaattaaaaattttaattcttctaaatcttcaaaaaattcatattaaaagaaataaaaaaacaaacaatattgtataaaaattcatttcaatTTGTTGTTATAAAATAGATTGTTCCAAACCAAACTTATAAATGTTAAGAAAGTCGCCTAACCAAAATTTAATTGAGGGAGGAAAGTCGGCATTTGGAAAATCAAGTACGTCCTTGTGTGAAACTGCTTTGCAGGTTCCCACCATACTTGCTTTTGCTTTTTCACTTAAACTGCAAAATTTTTATTCGTTTGCTTGGCCGTGTTGTTTAGGTGTTTGAGCAGCTTTTTAATGGAGATTTAAGCCAATGAATCTCTTCTTCAAGGGATTCATATCCTTCCAAGATGGGAATAATGGGTAGTTTCTTCAAGTTTTCAGGGCACTGCTTTGATGTTCTTGCATGGTAAGCAGATTATCAATCTCCCAAGAATTTGGAATCTTGTCTTGAAATCATTACTTCCTCTTGTATTTTGTTTCTGTTTGgatctttttctttcttctcagTGAAGGAATCTTCAGTTTCCCCTTTATGAGCATTAACAATTAAGCACTTGACTTTACTGATTTTATCTTCCaatttttttccccattttgcAAAATTTCCCCTAATTTTGATTTTAGGTTTTGCTTACCATTTTCTCTGATTGGTTCTGTTCTTGCAGGCCCCTCTTTGCTCTGGTCTATCCCTTGTAAGTCTTGGAAACTTTACTGAATGCTACACTTAGTTCAATTATGcattattcttttaatataatCTGTTTTATATCTCTTCAGAAATTTCAACTATAATGCAGAAATTGATTATTTTGTAACTGATTGTTAATTCTTGTACTGAATAGGTATGCTTCCATTCAAGCAATTGAGACTAATTCCATCTCCGATACCCAGAAGCTGATTTCTTATTGGGTCTGCTTTTCATTGATTTTGCTGTTTGAAAATGCTTTTTCTGAGTTACTTGAATGGTAATATTCTATTCTTCATTTTTCAGTTTCAATGATCAGCTTGAATGGTCTGCTTTTCAGTTTCAATGATCAGTTTCTGGGTTAATGAATGGTCTGCTTCTCAGTTTctgatttcaatttttatgcaCTATATCCATAAATAGTTCTAACTGTATACGAATGATAATCAAATATTCACCCTTATGGCTTGTAGAGGACCTACCTATATCTGCCATGTGTGAACTTGCTCTTGAACTTACATGTACGGACAAGCATGAAATTTTTTAGTCTAATTCTGCTTTTTAATTTATACGCCTTACAGAAACTTTTCCCATCTTATGCAATCATGAAAAAGCTTCTGCATTAAGGATATTTATTGGTGTAAGCTTAATAGGATATGGTAATGAGTTTGTTTGGTTATTAACAGAAGCTGATCATTAGTGGGTCTGCTTTCCGTTGGTTTTGCTCCTTGAACATGTGTTTCTGAACCTATTTCTATGGTAATTCTGCATCTCAATCTGTTGGAACTCAGTAAgagttattatttaatttcttttgccTGTTGCAGCTTACCATGGTGGACTTACATTAAGGTTCTTATTGTTGGCTGCTTGGTTACTCCTCACTTTGAGGGTTCTCTTTATGTCTATAAACACATTGTTCATCCATGTCTCTCTATCGACCTACACGTGCTCCTCAACGAATTGGTCAACGTGATGGCAGTCCTCAAGCAGGAGAAAGTTCTAGCAGAGGCGAAAAATGCAAAGGATACTGCAGGTGAAGCTTTGCAGAATCTTACTGCTCTCAAGGTATGCAATCAGCATCCTGTTCCATTTTTGCAGAATAGGCTAGTGAATCAGAATGCTAATGCAGCAGACCATTGATACATACTAGAAATATGAGATGATGATCATTATCGGCTTCCTTCTTCCTCCCCTCACCCTTTGCTACATGCATGCAGCCAGAGTTTGAAGAGTCTAAAGGTGTGCAGAAAGACATTAGTTCAGTGGAAATGACAGAGAATCAAAAATTGGCATTAACTAAACAGGTAAGGCTACCTACCTTGTATAAAATGATGATTTTTATCGGTTTCCTTCGTCCTTCCCTCACCCTTTGCTAGCATGCAGCCAGAGTTTGAAGTCTCTAAAGTTGTGCAGAAAGACATTAGTTCAATGGAAATAACAAAGAGTCAAGAATCAGCATTAACTAAACAGGTAACGCAAGCTACATTTATACATCTGCCTGTAAATTTGAGTCTATGATTTCCCTTGCTTTTTTCATCGCATTTACTTGCATGTTCACTAATTTTTGTTTCTATTACTACAGTTGCAGTTTGGACAACTGGAACCTGACTTCACTCCGTCAGGAAACAGAACGACTGCTCCACTGGATTTCACAGGAACGACACCTACATGGTTTGCAGCTAGAGGTCTTCCTGATGTATTATTACCATCTAACAACGTCCAAAACGAGTGGACTTGTGCTGTATGTCAGGTTACAACCCCAAGCGAGGCAGACCTTATTTCCCATCTTCACGGAAGGCGACACGAGTCTGCTTGTGAGAAGCTGAAAGCCTACAACCAAACATCCAAAAGCAAGGTTTCCTCAGCTTCAGCTATGGAAAATGCAAATGCTGCAGAAAGTAGAGGAAACTCACCTGATACTAAGCAAACCCACAAGCCATGGACTTGTGCTACATGTCATGTAACAACGACAAATAAAGCAGATCTTGTTTCCCATTTTCAAGGATCGAGACATAAGGACGCTTTGGAGAAACTGACAGCGAAATTTCAGACATCTGAAAACAAAACTCATTCTGCTTTAGCAGCAATAGCTGGAGATGTTCCTAACATTCCATGGACTTGTGCTGTATGTCAGGTAACAACCACAAGCGAGGCAGACCTTATTTCCCATCTTCACGGAAGGCGACATGAGTCTGCTTGTGAGAAGCTGAAAGCCTACAACCAAACATCGAAAAGAAAGGTTTCCTCAGCTTCAGCTATGGAAAATGCAAATGCTGCAGAAAGTAGAGGCAACTCACCTGATACTAAGCAAACCCACAAGCCATGGACTTGTGCTACATGTCATGTAACAACCACAAATAAAGCAGATCTTGTTTCCCATTTTCAAGGATTGCGACATGAGGACGCTTTGgagaaactgaaagcgaaatttCAGACATCTGAAGACAAAACTAATTCTGCTTTAGCTGCAATAGCTGGTAGAGATGTTCCTAACATTCCATGGACTTGTGCTGTATGTCAGCTAAAAATCACAAATTTGGCAAGCCTTGTTTCGCATCTCGAAGGAAGGCGACATGAGGATGCTTGCAATAGCTATCAAGCCAAGATCAAGAGTATAAAATCATGGTGGTGTACCATCTGTAATATAAGCTGCAGCAGTGAAGGAAACATGAAATCTCACCTTATGGGGAGCAAGCACTTGACCAATGCTCGAGCTCAACAGCAGACTTGATTCATGACACTGGTGCATGGAGAAATTTTACAGTACAACTGTGttgtataatataatttttccgGTGCATGTAGACTATATATTTGTGTGTAGGAAGACCTAGCTATGGATTTGTGAGCTCTTATATAAGACTTTGATCAACTACCCAGAATTTGGCTCTGAATCGTAATCTGTATCCTAGAACTCCATTTCTGgttgtatttataaaaattcaggGCACCCTACCTGATCTTTGAACTCGTTTAATATATTAACATCTAAATTCATTTTGAATCTgatagaaatttattatttttaaattatctaaactaattttaaaatcaatttttattactcgaaaaatatcaaaatccatttaattttttaaaatttattttaacaattcatataaaatataatttaaaaggttaatttatattttaaaattttaattagtgtaaaaaagttataaatattaataaaaaatatatttaatcatttatttatataaataaatttggtaaatatatttaatatataaaagttgAATCCAATACCAGCATGTcacaatattaatttttaaaatctaaactgATTGCAAATCCAATTATATATTAACGAAACTTCTCAATATAAGTAACACAAAAGAATCATAACAATTGAAAGATCTTCCATCTGACAATTAATATTTtcgattaattatttttttcaaaattgtaaaatatataattgtaattttaatttgaagagaaattaattaagaaaaaatataacatattaaattcgttaattttttttttccaaatgatttatttttaaataagaaatttacATGTTAGATAAATCAAATCAGAATTTgtacttatttattttgaacaaacagaaaattaGGGTTATTAGCGTTGAGAACACGTTCAATTATGTTTCATTTCTGTAATATAAACCGCTTTTGATCTCTGTTGAAATTTCAAACAGATAACTAGGAAATACTTAtcaagataaaaaaatttttaaaatataaataaataaatcttaccataaaaaaaaactcacttTAATATAAATCTAAGCCACCTAAAAATTTTCCATATATATATCTTTCAtctcaaataaaaaattcaatttcaattaatttcttttctttaacttttaaaaaatttattttaaaatacgtTAAAATCTTCAAGAATTCATGTGCAGTTTTTTCTGAAAAGTTAATGTTTTTCGATTCTCGAAGTCAACTTGTAACCGATGTGCTTCCATTCAAGCACTTGAGAACAATTCGATCTCAGATACCCAGAAAGTGGTCACTTACTGGTTTTACTTTTCTCGGATCTTCCTGTAGAATTAGCTACCAGGAAGCAAGAGAACACTGCAAACAGGATCTGATtgtgagagaaagagagagagattgaTTTTTATTGAAAGCTTAAAACCAGTTAGAgataataattacaaaaaacTAAATCTTCTGTGATGTTGGCATTGCCAAGGAAACTCCACTGCCAGCAGGCAAATCCTTCCATTGTTGAGTTATTGTTTTGATTTGGGTGAAAAAGTTTACTCCAGCCTTTCCTGCAATTTCAGttagttttgtttttctttgtttAGTAAAATTTAACAATTTTGCATTGTATAGCAACCTTTAAAGGGGAAAAGGCATTGGAAAAAGAACAAAAGCAAGGTAGATAGTAAATTTTACCATAGAAATTGAGATCTCCTGTAAAAGATGCCTTGGAACCAGTAAATGAGAAAAAGGGCAATGGAACTGGTATAGGAACATTGATTCCAACCTGCATCAAAATGATTCATCACaaataaatattcataattataatCATGATAAGCAAGAATGAACTTTCCCGGTAAGCTTGGATTTAGAGAAATTTAACAAACCATGCTAAGGAATTTCAACAGCATATCATTTCTAACTTATTAAAGAACAAAATCACTATGTTCCTGAAAGGCTAAAACTTAGTTCTATCCATCAAATATCAATACAAAATGGGTAACTATTTCGCCTAAATTACAGTAAAACCGTGACTCCAGATTAGAATTTCAAATGTCACCCATTATGCAAATGGGCTTTTGCTGACTGATTGAATTCTCCATGTTGTTACTTTGTTTATGAATCACAATGTGACAATGAACACTGCCCAAAATGCTAATAACGACTGTTGCAGGGTGTCCTAGGTTTAGCAACCTTCTCTTCTGTTATCTGAAATTGGACCTCAAATTTCAGTTACAAGGTTTgtagaaaatgatttttttttttttttggttgcaAATTAAAGGTAGTTTTCTTTGATAGTTTGTACTTTTTCTTAGCGTATTGCCCTTTTTCAACCATAAAATAATCGATCTACATGATTAATATGATTTTTGACAACTTTCTTTTTTTAGTTGTTTCAGATGACCATGTTATAGCCATTACAACAGTTTATTAGGAGCTTAGTCTATTGATATATTGCACATTTAGTTAAATTATCGGTTTAATATTCCTATAAATAATTTTGCTAATTTTGTAAAAGAATTTAATGGAAGCGGCGCGGATTCAATTCTATTTCATGAGACATAAATACTATATTATGTAGATTTAAGCTATTGTCTCCTTGTACTATGCTCTTTAGTTTTACCTGTCCAGCCTCTATCTCAGTCTGGAATTTCCTTGAGGCTGCACCAGACGTAGTAAATATGGCAGCTCCATTGCCATATCTGCAATAGAAGTATTCCCAACATGTTCACAGATCAGATGCACAGAAACTGGTAATTTACAGGCTAAAGAAGTCATAGTTGAGGATATACTTATTCCTGTTGACAATGTCAATCGCTTCTTCAAAGCTTTCAGCCTGAAGGTTAAAACAAAGAAGCATAAATGATACATGCTCGTAAATCACCATGATAGTCAAACCAAAGCCTAGTTTCCAGAGGAACAAAAAGGTCCTTCAACTCACCTTCATGCATAGAAGAACTGGCCCAAAGATTTCCTCCTGCAAAGGTCATGTGAAATTCAATTTTTACAAATGATTGAGGTCCATGTTACTGTCAGACTTAAAATTACAGATTGTCCGAGGTCCAGTTAACTCAAAAGCTTGGGTGATACCTTGTAACACTCCATATCAGCTGTGACCTCTGATAAGATAGTAGGAGCAATAAAATTACCCTGCTCATACCCCGGAACCTAGTTGAAACAAGCAACAAATTGGTAAGTAACCATTTCATGTTCATAAATGCAAAAAACTTTCTGCTATGTTGATGAGGAATAAAGGACTCAATCAACAACCAAAAGTACCCTCTCATTAGAGGGAAGCAAAGCACCAAGCCAACTTTTCAGCTAGTTCCAGCAATGAAAGATTATGCTTGTCCCActgttttcaaaattataacaTAATGTTTGTAGTAGTATATCCTTCATGTGAGATAGTGTGCATTATCCTCGCCCCTGTTTGATACCCCATCCTTATCCAGCAATGATATATCTGGCGCTAGTAATGAAGTGATGTGGAAATTAAAATGTAGAATAAGATACCACTATATTTCTTCCATCAAGCAGTAGTTTGGCTCCACTT
This window harbors:
- the LOC110619219 gene encoding uncharacterized protein LOC110619219 isoform X5, whose translation is MGIMGSFFKFSGHCFDVLAWPLFALVYPLYASIQAIETNSISDTQKLISYWVCFSLILLFENAFSELLECLPWWTYIKVLIVGCLVTPHFEGSLYVYKHIVHPCLSIDLHVLLNELVNLMVVLKQEKVLAEAKNAKATAGEALQNLTALKPEFEESKGVQKDISSVEMTENQKLALTKQPEFEVSKVVQKDISSMEITKSQESALTKQLQFGQLEPDFSQSGNRTTAPLDFTGTTPTWFAASGLPDVLPSNNIQKEWTCAVCQVTTTSEADLISHLHGRRHESACEKLKAYNQTSKRKVSSASAMENANAAESRGNSPDTKQTHKPWTCATCHVTTTNKADLVSHFQGLRHEDALEKLKAKFQTSEDKTNSALAAIAGRDVPNIPWTCAVCQLKITNLASLVSHLEGRRHEDACNSYQAKIKSIKSWWCTICNISCSSEGNMKSHLMGSKHLTNARAQQQT
- the LOC110619219 gene encoding uncharacterized protein LOC110619219 isoform X1, whose translation is MGIMGSFFKFSGHCFDVLAWPLFALVYPLYASIQAIETNSISDTQKLISYWVCFSLILLFENAFSELLECLPWWTYIKVLIVGCLVTPHFEGSLYVYKHIVHPCLSIDLHVLLNELVNLMVVLKQEKVLAEAKNAKATAGEALQNLTALKPEFEESKGVQKDISSVEMTENQKLALTKQPEFEESKGVQKDISSVEMTENQKLALTKQPEFEVSKVVQKDISSMEITKSQESALTKQLQFGQLEPDFTPSGNRTTAPLDFTGTTPTWFAARGLPDVLLPSNNVQNEWTCAVCQVTTPSEADLISHLHGRRHESACEKLKAYNQTSKSKVSSASAMENANAAESRGNSPDTKQTHKPWTCATCHVTTTNKADLVSHFQGSRHKDALEKLTAKFQTSENKTHSALAAIAGDVPNIPWTCAVCQVTTTSEADLISHLHGRRHESACEKLKAYNQTSKRKVSSASAMENANAAESRGNSPDTKQTHKPWTCATCHVTTTNKADLVSHFQGLRHEDALEKLKAKFQTSEDKTNSALAAIAGRDVPNIPWTCAVCQLKITNLASLVSHLEGRRHEDACNSYQAKIKSIKSWWCTICNISCSSEGNMKSHLMGSKHLTNARAQQQT
- the LOC110619219 gene encoding zinc finger protein 346 isoform X3, whose product is MGIMGSFFKFSGHCFDVLAWPLFALVYPLYASIQAIETNSISDTQKLISYWVCFSLILLFENAFSELLECLPWWTYIKVLIVGCLVTPHFEGSLYVYKHIVHPCLSIDLHVLLNELVNLMVVLKQEKVLAEAKNAKATAGEALQNLTALKPEFEESKGVQKDISSVEMTENQKLALTKQPEFEESKGVQKDISSVEMTENQKLALTKQLQFGQLEPDFTPSGNRTTAPLDFTGTTPTWFAARGLPDVLLPSNNVQNEWTCAVCQVTTPSEADLISHLHGRRHESACEKLKAYNQTSKSKVSSASAMENANAAESRGNSPDTKQTHKPWTCATCHVTTTNKADLVSHFQGSRHKDALEKLTAKFQTSENKTHSALAAIAGDVPNIPWTCAVCQVTTTSEADLISHLHGRRHESACEKLKAYNQTSKRKVSSASAMENANAAESRGNSPDTKQTHKPWTCATCHVTTTNKADLVSHFQGLRHEDALEKLKAKFQTSEDKTNSALAAIAGRDVPNIPWTCAVCQLKITNLASLVSHLEGRRHEDACNSYQAKIKSIKSWWCTICNISCSSEGNMKSHLMGSKHLTNARAQQQT
- the LOC110619219 gene encoding uncharacterized protein LOC110619219 isoform X4, giving the protein MGIMGSFFKFSGHCFDVLAWPLFALVYPLYASIQAIETNSISDTQKLISYWVCFSLILLFENAFSELLECLPWWTYIKVLIVGCLVTPHFEGSLYVYKHIVHPCLSIDLHVLLNELVNLMVVLKQEKVLAEAKNAKATAGEALQNLTALKPEFEESKGVQKDISSVEMTENQKLALTKQPEFEVSKVVQKDISSMEITKSQESALTKQLQFGQLEPDFSQSGNRTTAPLDFTGTTPTWFAASGLPDVLPSNNIQKEWTCAVCQVTTTSEADLISHLHGRRHESACEKLKAYNQTSKSKVSSASAMENANAAESRGNSPDTKQTHKPWTCATCHVTTTNKADLVSHFQGLRHKDALEKLKAKFQTSEDKTHSALAAIAGRDVPNIPWTCAVCQLKITNLASLVSHLEGRRHEDACKSYQAKINSIKSLRCTICNISCSSEGNMKSHLMGSKHLTNTGAQQQT
- the LOC110619219 gene encoding zinc finger protein 346 isoform X2, translating into MGIMGSFFKFSGHCFDVLAWPLFALVYPLYASIQAIETNSISDTQKLISYWVCFSLILLFENAFSELLECLPWWTYIKVLIVGCLVTPHFEGSLYVYKHIVHPCLSIDLHVLLNELVNVMAVLKQEKVLAEAKNAKDTAGEALQNLTALKPEFEESKGVQKDISSVEMTENQKLALTKQPEFEVSKVVQKDISSMEITKSQESALTKQLQFGQLEPDFTPSGNRTTAPLDFTGTTPTWFAARGLPDVLLPSNNVQNEWTCAVCQVTTPSEADLISHLHGRRHESACEKLKAYNQTSKSKVSSASAMENANAAESRGNSPDTKQTHKPWTCATCHVTTTNKADLVSHFQGSRHKDALEKLTAKFQTSENKTHSALAAIAGDVPNIPWTCAVCQVTTTSEADLISHLHGRRHESACEKLKAYNQTSKRKVSSASAMENANAAESRGNSPDTKQTHKPWTCATCHVTTTNKADLVSHFQGLRHEDALEKLKAKFQTSEDKTNSALAAIAGRDVPNIPWTCAVCQLKITNLASLVSHLEGRRHEDACNSYQAKIKSIKSWWCTICNISCSSEGNMKSHLMGSKHLTNARAQQQT